The Vigna unguiculata cultivar IT97K-499-35 chromosome 6, ASM411807v1, whole genome shotgun sequence genome contains a region encoding:
- the LOC114188548 gene encoding two-component response regulator 24-like yields MESMKQRNKGGSRRSRISALIVDDDAVVRKIHMMMLERLFNMDAKTVSDGNEAVDMHRCGANFDIIFMDKEMPIMDGHEATKELRGMGVKCLIVGITTRANGKDGEEFLAAGSNYCFEKPLDRTKIERVLQDHPNFTTT; encoded by the exons ATGGAGTCAATGAAGCAGAGGAACAAAGGAGGGAGTAGAAGGTCGAGAATTTCAGCACTGATTGTGGATGACGATGCTGTCGTTCGGAAAATCCACATGATGATGTTGGAGCGGTTGTTTAACATGGACGCAAAAACGGTTAGTGATGGAAATGAAGCAGTGGATATGCATCGATGTGGGGCAAATTTTGACATCATTTTCATGGACAAAGAAATGCCCATCATGGACGGTCACGAG GCCACAAAAGAGCTACGTGGTATGGGTGTTAAGTGCTTGATTGTGGGAATTACTACGCGTGCTAATGGGAAAGATGGTGAAGAATTTTTAGCTGCAGGATCCAACTATTGCTTTGAAAAGCCTCTTGATCGAACAAAGATTGAACGAGTCTTGCAAGACCATCCAAATTTTACTACAACTTGA